The genomic interval CACCAGCGCGCTGCTCACCTTCGTGGCCATCGACAAGGACGGCCAGCGCGTCCAGGTGCCACCCCTGTTGACGGAGACGGACGCGGAGCGGGAGGCGTTCCAGGAGGCTCAGGAGCGGCGCGTGCAGCGGCTCGCGCGGCAGAAGGCCAATCAGTCCTGGCTAAAGGTGATGAAGCCCATCGCCGGGGCCTGAAGAGGGCCCGCTCGACGATGGAGAACGAGGGTGGAAGCCCCACCCTCGTTCGTCAAACCCAACCGAGGCGGTCCAGGCTCAGGTGGTGAACGACGTGCCGCAGCCGCACGACGACTTCGCGTTCGGGTTGTTGAACTTGAAGCCCGAGCCGGTGATGGCGGAGACGTAGTCGATCTCCGTGCCGCCCAGGTACTGGCTGCTCATGCCGTCGGTGGCGAGCTTCACGCCGTCCTGCTCCCAGACGACGTCGCCGGCCTTCGACTCCTTGACCAGGTTCAAGTCGTAGCCCAGGCCGCTGCAGCCGGCCGGAACGACGCGGATGGAGAAGAAGTAGCCCTCGAAGCCCTGGGCCTTGATGACCTCCTTCACCTGCCGCACGGCGGCCTCGGTCAAGCGAACAGCCACCTGCGGGGCGGCCTGGGGGGCCTTCGAGGTGTCGGGGGTCGTCGTCGTGGTATCCATGTCGGCAGTATCTCCTCTCGAACCGCGCTTAATAAACGCCCGGGGCCAGAAAATCCATGGGACGGGCCGCTCGTCCGCCCAGGAGTCATCATCCCTGGCGGCCCGGCGGGAGTCCCCGGGTTATACCCGCCCCCCATGGCCCCCACCTTCCGAGAGCTGCTCGCTGGCGTGAAGCAGGAGATTCGCGAAGTCTCCGTGGACGAGGTGAAGCGCCTGCTGGACACCCGGGCCGCGGTGAAGCTCATCGACGTGCGGGAGGCGGACGAGTACGCGGTCGGCCGGCTCCCTGGCGCGCTGCACATCCCCCGGGGCTACCTGGAGCTCCGCATCGAGGAGCGCGCGGGCCGGGACGAGGAGCTCGTCGTCTACTGCGCGGGTGGGACTCGCTCGGCGCTGGCGGCGAAGACGCTGAAGGAGCTGGGCTACACCCGCGTGGTGTCGCTTTCGGGGGGGTACAACCGCTGGACCGACGCGGCCCTGCCCGTAGAGAAGCCCGTCGTCCTCACCGCCGAGCAGAAGGAGCGCTACCGCCGCCACCTCATCCTCCCGGAGGTGGGTGAAGAGGGCCAGGCGCGGCTCATAAAGGCCCGGGTGCTGCTGATGGGCGCGGGAGGCCTGGGCTCACCGGCGGCGCTGTACCTGGCGGCCGCGGGCGTGGGGACGCTGGGCATCATCGACTCGGACGTGGTGGAGCTGAGCAACCTCCAGCGTCAGGTGCTGCACACCCAGGCGCGCACGGGCCAGCCCAAGGTGGTCAGCGCGAAGGCCGCGCTCGAAGCCCTCAACCCGGACGTCCGAGTCATCCCCTTCCAGGAGCGGCTCACCTCGAGGAACGTCCTGCGCGTGCTGGACGGCTTCGACCTGGTCCTCGACGGCGGAGACAACTTCCCCACCCGCTACCTGCTCAACGACGCGTGCCTCATGCGTGGGCTGCCGAACATCCACGGCTCCGTCTTCCGCTTCGAGGGCCAGGTGACGACCTTCGTCCCCGGCCAGGGCCCCTGCTACCGCTGCCTCTACCCCGCGCCGCCGCCTCCGGAGCTGGCCCCGTCCTGCGCGGAGGCCGGAGTGCTGGGCGTGCTGCCCGGACTCATCGGACTGCTTCAGGCCAACGAGGCCCTCAAGCTCATCCTCGGCCAGGGTGAGCCCCTCGTCGGCCGGCTCCTCACCTTCGACGCCCTGGGCACTCGCTTCCAAGAGCTCAAGTTGCGCCGGGATGCCCAGTGCCCCGTCTGCGCGCCGGGCGCGAAGGTGGAGCTCATCGACTACGAGCGCTTCTGCTCCACCTCCACCGCCGCCTGAGTGCCCCATGCCCGTGCCTGAAATCACCCCCGCCCGCCTCGCCGAGCTGCTCTCGGGCCCCGCGGAGTCCCGCCCCGCCCTCCTGGACGTGCGCTTCCCCGACGAGCACGCCTACGTGGCGCTGCCGGACTCGGTGCTCATCCCGCTGCCGGAGCTGGACGAGCGCGCCGAGGAACTCGAAGTCCTCCGGGGCCGCCCCGTCGTCGTCTACTGCCACCACGGCGTGCGCAGCTTGAGCGGCGCCGCGTACCTGATGTCGCTGGGACTGGAGGCCGCGTCGCTGCGGGGTGGCATCGACCTGTACTCACTCCAGGTCGACCCCACCCTGCCCCGCTACTGAGCACTAGCCGATGAAGGCGGACAGGTCCTGCGTATCGCGGTTGATGGTGTTGGGCTTGATGTCGACCTCGAAGATGAACGGGTCCTTCAGCGGGCCTCCGCTCAGCTCGAGCTTGTGCTTGCCCTCCATCAAGTCGATTTTCAGGCCCTTGCTCGCGCCCTGGTAGATGCCCACTTCCTGGCCGTTGCGGCGCACGGTGACGCCGCGCACGTTGTCCGGCTTGAGCATCAGCTGCAGTTGGCCCCGGCGGAACTCGTGGGTGAGCACCTTGGCCTGACCCGGCTCGCCAAACGCCAGCGTGTCCGAGTCCTCCTTGTAGATGCCCTGCTGCTCGTTCTCCAGGATGAGGGTGTCCTGCAGGTGCGCGCCCGACACCAGCGTCAGCGGAGTCGGGCCCAGCTCGGTGACGAGGTTGGCGCCCCCACACCGCTCCGAGTGACGAACGGACACCTTCACCCGCTCGTTGGTGTTGATGGTGAGCCGCACTCCCTGCCCGTCCGACGCCGTGGAGCTGAGCACCGCGAGGATGGGCTTGTGGAAGATGGCCACCACGGCCAGCAGGCCCACAATGAAGCCCAGCGTCGCGATGTTGCGCGTCGCCATGGTGCGGCGCGTCCGGCGTGAGTCATCCGAGATGGCCTGCTCGACGTCGTCCTCCACCCGCACCGCGGGCGCGGCGGGCATGGAGGCTCGCGAGCGCGACGGCGGAGGCGGCGCGGGCATCTCCGCGCGGCTGGACGTCCTGCGGCGCGGCGGCGCCTCGGGGACCGACACCTGGGACTGCATCCCCGTGCGGCGGCGAGGCGGCGGCGAGGGCTCTGGCGGAGGAAGACGGGTCCTCTCGTCGTCCTCGTCGTCGTCCATCCGCGTGCGCTCGTCCAGGTCCAACGACACGCTGGAGCGCGAACGAGGCGGCGGCGGCGCGTCCACGTCCACCGCGGGCGTGGCTCGCGTCATGGTGCGGCGCGGAGGAGGCTGGGGCGCGGGCTCCCCCGGGCTGGTCGTGTCGGCGCTGCGAAGGTCCGAGCGGGAGTTGGTGCGCCCCACCTGGGTGACGTTCGCGTTGCTGGGGCGGCGCATCGAATCCGACGTGCCACTCCGGCGGCGCTGGGGCACCTCGACGACACCCGACGGTGCGTCCCACTCGTTGGGGTCCTCCTCCACCACGGGCTGCGCGGACGTCCCCGTGCGGCGCGGCGGCGGTGGAGGCGGCGCGGCCCGAGGCGCCGGGCCCCGGCCCCGCTCGCGAGGCGCGGAGGACTCACCGGGAGGAGCGTCCCAACTCATGTCCGCGGACGACGGACGGCTCCGCCCCCGCTCCTGCGGCGGAGGCGTGGGAGGAACCGGCGAGCCGGAGTTGCCCGAGGACTCGTCGTCCACCGGCAGCACCTGGCCCTGCGCCTTCTCCTGGGCCAGGCGGTCGGCGAACAGCGTCTCCATCAACTCGGAGATCTGCACCGAGCCCGCGGCCCAGTGCTGCGCGAAGAGGATGTCCTCCAGCGCCGTCTGGAACTGCCGCGCATCCCGGTAGCGGTCGTCCGAGCTCTTGGCCACGGCCCGCATCACCACCGGGTCCATGTCACCGGGAACATCGGCCACGCGCGACGGCGGGTCGATGGCGCACTCCATGGCGGCCTGGAGCGTGGCCAGTTCCGAGTCCCGCTTGAGCGGGCGCACGCCGGTGAGCAGCTCGTAGAGCACCAGGCCGATGGCGAAGATGTCCGCGCGGCCGTCCAGCGGCTTGCCCGCCGCCTGCTCCGGCGCCATGTACGCGAACTTGCCCTTGATGGCGCCCGACTTCGTCAGCGACGCCTGGTCCGCCGCCTTGGCGATACCGAAGTCCACCAGCTTCACCGAGCCGTCGAAGCTGATGAGGATGTTCTGAGGGGAGATGTCCCGGTGCACCACGCGCAGCGGCCGGCCCGCGTCATCCGTGCGGCTGTGCGCGTAGTGAAGGCCCTGGCACGCATCCGCGACGATGCGGATGGCCAGCGGCCGGGCAATCCACTGCCCCGCGCTGGCCGCCTTGCGCATGACGCGGCCCAGGTCCTCGCCATGGATGTACTCCATGGCGATGTAATAGGTCCCGTTCGCCTCCCCGAACTCGTAGACCTGCGCGATGTTCGGATGGTTGAAGCGCGCCGCAATCAGCGCCTCGTTCCGGAACATCTCCACGAATTCACGGTCCTCCGCGAGATGCGGAAGGATGCGCTTCACGACGAGGTTCTTTTGGAACCCCTCGATGCCCATCTGGCGAGCCAGCCACACCTCGGCCATGCCGCCGGTGGCAAGCTTCTTCAGGAGCTGGTATTTCCCGAATGATTGAGGGTTCATCCCGGGACTCTGGCCGGGGGAGTTGGCTCAGGTGGAATACGTCAGGGCTCGGCATCCTAAGAGACAGCGGCCTCGGAGGCAAAGGCCGCTCTCAGCAATTTTGGTGGGCGCGCTGATGACCTGCCTCATCGGGACGGCCGCGCTCGCGGCCGCACCCGGGGTGGATCAAATCCGCTTGGAGCGCCGGGGGGATGTCCTGGAGCTGCGCTGGGCGGACGCCGAGGAGCGCCTGCAGGGTACGCTTCACCCCGCCTTCCCCCGGGAAGGCCAGCCCGCGATGCTGTCCCTGCACGTGGGCGCCTTCGAGGGTCCGGAGTTCACCGGGCCGCTGAGGGTGACCTTCCACTTGAA from Myxococcus stipitatus carries:
- a CDS encoding serine/threonine-protein kinase, encoding MNPQSFGKYQLLKKLATGGMAEVWLARQMGIEGFQKNLVVKRILPHLAEDREFVEMFRNEALIAARFNHPNIAQVYEFGEANGTYYIAMEYIHGEDLGRVMRKAASAGQWIARPLAIRIVADACQGLHYAHSRTDDAGRPLRVVHRDISPQNILISFDGSVKLVDFGIAKAADQASLTKSGAIKGKFAYMAPEQAAGKPLDGRADIFAIGLVLYELLTGVRPLKRDSELATLQAAMECAIDPPSRVADVPGDMDPVVMRAVAKSSDDRYRDARQFQTALEDILFAQHWAAGSVQISELMETLFADRLAQEKAQGQVLPVDDESSGNSGSPVPPTPPPQERGRSRPSSADMSWDAPPGESSAPRERGRGPAPRAAPPPPPPRRTGTSAQPVVEEDPNEWDAPSGVVEVPQRRRSGTSDSMRRPSNANVTQVGRTNSRSDLRSADTTSPGEPAPQPPPRRTMTRATPAVDVDAPPPPRSRSSVSLDLDERTRMDDDEDDERTRLPPPEPSPPPRRRTGMQSQVSVPEAPPRRRTSSRAEMPAPPPPSRSRASMPAAPAVRVEDDVEQAISDDSRRTRRTMATRNIATLGFIVGLLAVVAIFHKPILAVLSSTASDGQGVRLTINTNERVKVSVRHSERCGGANLVTELGPTPLTLVSGAHLQDTLILENEQQGIYKEDSDTLAFGEPGQAKVLTHEFRRGQLQLMLKPDNVRGVTVRRNGQEVGIYQGASKGLKIDLMEGKHKLELSGGPLKDPFIFEVDIKPNTINRDTQDLSAFIG
- a CDS encoding rhodanese-like domain-containing protein, with translation MPVPEITPARLAELLSGPAESRPALLDVRFPDEHAYVALPDSVLIPLPELDERAEELEVLRGRPVVVYCHHGVRSLSGAAYLMSLGLEAASLRGGIDLYSLQVDPTLPRY
- the moeB gene encoding molybdopterin-synthase adenylyltransferase MoeB, whose translation is MAPTFRELLAGVKQEIREVSVDEVKRLLDTRAAVKLIDVREADEYAVGRLPGALHIPRGYLELRIEERAGRDEELVVYCAGGTRSALAAKTLKELGYTRVVSLSGGYNRWTDAALPVEKPVVLTAEQKERYRRHLILPEVGEEGQARLIKARVLLMGAGGLGSPAALYLAAAGVGTLGIIDSDVVELSNLQRQVLHTQARTGQPKVVSAKAALEALNPDVRVIPFQERLTSRNVLRVLDGFDLVLDGGDNFPTRYLLNDACLMRGLPNIHGSVFRFEGQVTTFVPGQGPCYRCLYPAPPPPELAPSCAEAGVLGVLPGLIGLLQANEALKLILGQGEPLVGRLLTFDALGTRFQELKLRRDAQCPVCAPGAKVELIDYERFCSTSTAA
- a CDS encoding iron-sulfur cluster assembly accessory protein, encoding MDTTTTTPDTSKAPQAAPQVAVRLTEAAVRQVKEVIKAQGFEGYFFSIRVVPAGCSGLGYDLNLVKESKAGDVVWEQDGVKLATDGMSSQYLGGTEIDYVSAITGSGFKFNNPNAKSSCGCGTSFTT